The sequence below is a genomic window from Salvelinus namaycush isolate Seneca chromosome 2, SaNama_1.0, whole genome shotgun sequence.
aacagagagcagcagcggcgtaaaaggagggggggggggggcaatgcaaatagtctgggtagccatttgattagatgttcaggagtcttatgacttgggtggtagaagctgtttagaagactCTCGCCATGTTCCGTTCAGCTGTTACTGAATGTTCCAACTTCAATTAGTTATTCTCAAATATGCTTTAAGATACAATtgtcaaatatatgtcaacaatccttcctccaaaggacccATCTCTGGATGGAATGTCATGAAAATCCATTTTTGTTCAAGTTTCGTGATGAATAGCTTTCTAATAGCTACAATAATGTGGCATACAGACAGGCTTTCTAGCTAACCTTCCTTTCTCAAGTTGTTAATGTTTCCTCTTTCAGAACCTATTCATAATCCACTtccctgccggtgacaagcatacccataacatgatgctgccaccacaatacttaaAAAATCCAAAAGGGATCAACATCATTGcattcactacactcgcattaacatctgctaaccatgtgaccacagtggtgggccgtcagggcctgcaaggccttctctgctggcctaaacatcattagaatataatttttttttaaatatattttcccacaaatatgtattaaattattccccagagtaagagttatactcttcatttcatagctttcatcttggttgcactgcttccagccccaggttgagattttgagggctggtctttatgttagatcttttatccaatcatattcagccatcatgtgttgccaggggtctaaaatctgccctcaggccttcagaatcaacagtgcgggcgcttgtagcttatagtgaatggaaatgaaaatttagtgtcaaccaatcagctttagagttggctattgtacgccttctggctggctccagtgttacacaggagccagctagcaggcgtagtgcgtgcacgtcttttgattggattaccaatattgagaggcaggtcctatggagatctaggaaactgaatttgataaacgaattaattcgcgtactactaagctgttttttcaacccacaatggcggaaggaggagaagatatcgatttggtcgaggatataattataacgccattctcaagacgaacttttcaagaaaagttagacattgtaaggagaggtcgcccgacgccacaaagcctgtcacaggcgggaaagtgcttcgttcgctcgccactttcaaagtttcaactacgagcgctgtcaatggctcacaggctccttggctccgagaagcactgcaaactgtactgctgggaatgcctattatttgcaagtgatcgatttggtgtttggagccacactggctttgcaaacttgagttgtctaaccaaggcagcaacgagacaccaaagtacagctgggcactaacaagcaatggtgcttttgaaaacttttggggacaccggagtggatcgacagctcaaagaacaaacgcgcagggcaacggagctgcacaatgaaaaggtgaagggaaatattgaaaagactcattgattgtgtcatgtttttgggtaaacactgtttacccaaaaatgtcaatttgtcaatttcaaggtgacgcaacgcctggttatactgcgtttctgtctaaatatatagtttctagagccatggcatcataatgaggtggattaattcgggtgggactgtgtagtacctcactgaaggccccaggcccacggcacgccactgtgtgaccaatacaatttggtTTGATTCACTCCATGTTACTGGCCTGTAAGATAAAGTGAAAAGGAAGAAGCGTGTGTTAAAGAATCCACTCCCATTCTGTTAGCAACAAGGctgttaagtaatactgcaagacaAAACTTTTTGGCATAAATTAAAAACTACAGGGTTGGGTCAAATCCAATCCAACACAGACTGAATCAGTCTATTGttaagtattgtggtggcagcatcatgttatgggtatgcttgccaTTGGCTGGGAGTGGGGAGTTTGTAAGGATCCAATGAAATATGAAAGGTAGAAAGTTAGAGGAAAACCAGTCTGTCTTCTGAAAACCCTGGGATAGAATACAACTTTTCAGCCAGACAATTACACAAATGTTTTTGCCAAAGACACACCAAAATGGATTTCCAAGAGGTGTTAAGTGTTCTGGAATCATCTAGTCTCAGTCCTGATTTGAATTTGCTTAAAAATCAGAGACTAGGTTTGAATACTGCAatccatcaatgattcccaaccaaatttaatgagcttgagcaattttgacaaaaacaatggatatatgtaGCCCTAACAGTTGTGCAAATTTGGTCAAATCTTATGCAAaattattcacagctgtaatggctgacaaaggtgcttccaccaagtattaacttaGGGGCATTTTTTTCTTAATTTGGAAAATTGTATAAccttctttcactttgaaaatatGGAGTAAATCTGAAGGAAAAATTATCAAATTTAATAATTTTTCAGGTTTCATTTTAAAGGCACCAAGCTGTGAAAAAAGTTAAACAGGGAATTCAGGGCACAGCGAGCATTGCAGAGCAGCTAGCTAAAAGCTAGGCTAGGTTGAAGATGCCATTGTAGCTagcaacaaaacaaacaaaacgtTTGAAAAATGTCAACGTATGCAGTGTCCGTCTCGCAACGGTACCTTGAACCACAAGGGGGCGTTGCTTTTTCACTCCGTTGTGGACGTCTCCATTAAAATGCAACGTAATGGAGTGTTTATGGGTGATGTGAACAAGGCTTAAgttccatcgctatcgggaaaccgggcccagactGATTACCACTGGAATCCgtgtaacgaaacaaaatgtaACCTTGCGAGACTTCCGCATGGTTGTACGACATTAAGCAACCTTTGCAGTGGCAGGCAAGAAAAGGCCCCTTGCATAGCATCTTCTAGCCTGGGCGTTTATTCCCCTTTATTGGAGAATAGTGATACTACATGTTGATTGGATATTTGCTATACACGGTTGTTTGTATATTTGCGATACACACCTACGTATTTATTTAGACAGTGAAGTTAAAacgtttaatttggctctatactccagtattttgtttcatatgaggtgacagtacagaatgtcaccttttatttgagggtattttcatacatatatGTTTTACCGTTTAGGAATTGTCGTGGAAATTACcaccagggacacctgaagtcaatcttaaatgaatcattcttTATTATCAGCAAGCCGGGGAGGTTCCAACAAACgtaatgcaccatagtacacatgacAATCAGGAGCTCCCccggggcagtcccgttagttctcttatatactgcttacacagacaagttatatttgcatgatttaacttattcattattcataattaattcatcattaacatttggttcatgcatgtgacCGACTATTACCTCACGAGGCCTCTTCGctccaagctgagaccttgaaactaaGACATCtctttcggttttcacatttttTTTATGGGCGTGCTGCCAAATTGCttatactgatagtgaggattcctcccaggcacgatcaatcagtcacttgcatgaacccagtcaaattggttattagaaaaccACAAACATAAAATGTTCCTTCAcaaaatgaaagcactttatgtatctagtcctcccatttgaaggtgtcataagtattgGGACAAAATCACTTACAGTatatgtattaaagtagtcaaaagtttagtacttgttggatgcatttgaagtttgttttagttgtgtttcagattatgttgtgcccaatataaataaatggtaaataatgtgttgtttcattttggagtcacttattgtaaataatagaatatgtttctgaacacttctacattaatgtggatgctaccatgattacagatcaTCCTGAACAAATTAATAATAATGGTGAGTGTGAAAAttagaggcacaaagatcataccccaaaacatgctaacccctcaccattaccaataacaggggatccccaagacatgctaacatctcaccattaccaataacagctgacactgtcagtgatttatttagaattcaagcacacttaaccagcatggctaccacagcattctgcagcgaaacgccatcccatctggtttgcgcttagtgggactataattgttttttcagcaggacaatgacccaaaacatacctccaggctgtgtaagggctatttgaccaagaaggagagggatggaatgctacatcagatgacctggcctccacaatcacccgacctcaacccaattgagatggtttgggatgagttggaccgcagagtgaaggaatagcagccaacaagtgctcagcatatgtgggaactccttcaagactgttggaaaagcattcatactgaagctggttgagtgacTGCCAAGAGTAGGTGTGTTCAATCTTTTGACTGGGACTGTTTGTTTTAAACATTAATTCATAGgccaggttgtagcaacctcatgatgggtacagggaaaatgagtatcatgtagtagcctaaacctatagaTGTTACAttaaactgggtgaatggaatatgaattacAATATCATGTAAAAGGCATAAACAAATCatcctgtaatagaaataaggctcataaaaaaatacaaattataatcatcctcatcttaaacggcaccgaccgccactgcctTACTtacagtatagcctacctgtAAAGCACCAGAAATAATGAACCTTCAACCTTCCATAATAAactaagacaggagactgagctTAGTAATTGAAATACAATATGTTTATTCATTTTTGGTTATATTCCCGCTAATTAGAAGTTATTgttgcatacatttttttgtgaCTAAATTATATAATTTTtacaactttaaaaaaaaaaagtgattatAGAAATCCAACTAGAATATATGATGTCTGATTACTGAGGATTCTCTATGGACAGATATTAGCTATGGATTCCACAATGGCAAATACATCTTCACTGAATTGTCCTCTGTGACTGCTGAAGGTCTGCTGGTGTAGAAAGTATTGCCCAACAAGACAGCTGTATAGTGGAAATACTGACATTGACAAGACATGTCTGTTAAGCACCAACAAAATAAACACTGTTTCTGTCAAACTGCCTTTTCTCTGCATTTCTGACTTTTTGGTGATTCCTGAAAAAGTGATATGATGATAATGGCTTATTGTGAACATACCAGCTTCATTTCAATAAACAATATTCAAACAACTCCAGAACACGGTAAGTCTTCTCTACAGTGGGAGTTAAATGCTGTGTCTTCAAATGTGATGCCTGACTGAAGCTTTCCACACAGACAACATGTTCCACACTCCTTTGCAAGTTTTAACCCCCTTTAAGTAACCAGGTAAGTTATTGTTAGTCATAATTAGTTGGTGTTATATTTTATTAGTATAAACTGGTGAAACTATCCCCATATTGACAGCAGAGTGTAGGCTTCTCCCCTATGTGAATAAGCTAGTGTCTTCAGCTTTGACGACACAGCTTTCTCCTGAGTGAGTTCTCTGATGTTTCTTCAAAGTTGATGACTggctgaaactcttcccacactgagagcagcggtgaggcttctctcctgtgtgagttatCTGATGTGTCTTGAGAGTTGATgaatgaccaaaactcttcccacactgagagcagcggtgaggcttctctcctgtgtgagttatCTGATGTGTCTTCAAAGTTGATGAATGACTGAAATtcttcccacactgggagcagtggaatggcttttctcctgtgtgaattAGCTGGTGTTTCTTTAGGAAATATGAACTGGTGAAACTATCACCACATtgagagcagtggtaaggtttctcttctgtgtgtgttatctggtgtGCCTTCAGTTGATATAACCTGGTGAAACGCTTCCCACATTGAGAGCaggggtaaggcttctctcctgtgtgagttagCTGGTGTTTTTTCAGAGTTGATAACTGactgaaactctttccacattgcgAGCAGTGgaatggcttctctcctgtgtgagtcctcTGGTGCGACTTTAAGTCTTTTGGATGACTGaaattcttcccacattgagAGCAGTGATATGGCTTCTGTCCTGTGTGAATTAACTGGTGTGTCTTTAGATGGTGTAACTgactgaaactcttcccacaatgagAGCAGCGGTAAGGCTTCTCTACTGTGTGGGTTAGCTGGTGTCTCTTTAGGTTTCCGACCAGACTGAAACGCTTTCCACACtgcgagcagtggtaaggcttctcccctgtgtgcgtTCTCTGGTGTGTCTTCAGGCTGTGTAACCAactgaaactctttccacactgagagcagtggtaaggcttctgtCCTGTGTGCGTTCTCTGGTGTGTCTTTAGTTGGTTCGACTGACTGAAACCCTTCCCACAAACAGAGCAGtggtatggcttctctcctgtgtgagttctcTGGTGCGTCTTTAGTTTGCTTGGTGTTtgaaatctcttcccacattgaccacatgGGTACACCTTCCTCCTTTTTTGAGTCTGTTTTGATTTGAGGTGAGTTGGGCAAATAAAGCTGCCACTGCAATCTGAACAGGGGTGGGGCCTACAAGTGTGTCTTCTCAACTCCTCTGGCTCATAGAAACTAGTGAAGCAGTCCATGCAGTGGTGATGTTTCTGTCTTGAGTTCCTCTGTCTGTGTTGTTTATGGTTTCCTGATGCTGTGGAACTGGGCTCACTGTCTGAACCTGGGTTGGAGATCTCTCCTGTGGGAATAAGAACAGATATGGGGTTAGAATCAGGAACAGCATTGAAATGGTCTTTAAAATACTTGTTTAAAGGCCTAATGCAGCcgttttatatcaatatcaaatcatttattaggtaacaattaagtactttactTGAATatatttaacaaaaatataaaaatgcaacatgcaacaatttcaagaaTTATACTTAGTttcagttcataaggaaatcagtcaactgaaaaaGGCCCTAAtcttcattaggccctaatctatggatttcacatgactgagaatacagatatgcatctgttggtcacagaaacctttaagaaaaggtaggggtgtggatcagaaaaccagtcagtatctggcgtgaccaccatttgcctcatgcagagcgACATCtcattcgcatagagttgattaggctgttcaaatgaaattgtattggtcacatacacctatttagcagatgttatttcgggtgtagcgaaatgcttgtgttcctagctccaacagtgcagtagtatctaataattcacaacaatacacacaaatgtaaaagtAACAATGttattaagaaatatataaatattaggaaaagcaatgtcagagtggcat
It includes:
- the LOC120019509 gene encoding zinc finger protein 239-like — protein: MDCFTSFYEPEELRRHTCRPHPCSDCSGSFICPTHLKSKQTQKRRKVYPCGQCGKRFQTPSKLKTHQRTHTGEKPYHCSVCGKGFSQSNQLKTHQRTHTGQKPYHCSQCGKSFSWLHSLKTHQRTHTGEKPYHCSQCGKRFSLVGNLKRHQLTHTVEKPYRCSHCGKSFSQLHHLKTHQLIHTGQKPYHCSQCGKNFSHPKDLKSHQRTHTGEKPFHCSQCGKSFSQLSTLKKHQLTHTGEKPYPCSQCGKRFTRLYQLKAHQITHTEEKPYHCSQCGDSFTSSYFLKKHQLIHTGEKPFHCSQCGKNFSHSSTLKTHQITHTGEKPHRCSQCGKSFGHSSTLKTHQITHTGEKPHRCSQCGKSFSQSSTLKKHQRTHSGESCVVKAEDTSLFT